A section of the Deltaproteobacteria bacterium genome encodes:
- a CDS encoding ABC transporter permease: MGAVVLLARRQLRAHGARGALTAAGVGLGVALVVAIRVINASTLAAFTEAIEDLAGTAALQVRGPGPFPETVAERLRALPGVDHAVPIVTATFYAVDAPAAGEALAVFAADVTDGHAIRTLHLVKAGDHVVDDPLSFLVDPYSVILTDGFASRLRIGAGAHLRLRTPAGIRTFTVRGILPPGGVGRAYGGNLLLMDVVGAQVVLGRDRLVDQVDVTLLPGVAVEDAARAMNRALASWPGLEAVPPARRGEQIERYLRSYRTLLSGISGLALLAAVFVAGSAVGTSVAARRREIGLLRCVGAVRRHVLRLVLGEALALGAVGAAVGVPLGVGLGRLLLRSVSESAELVFSMKIFTAGLALSPATLGLGLASGIGAALLAGWLPAREALRVEPLAAVRRGDPPLASRRWPASGSLAAALAITGAGLSGEVWLDSPWSGNLAAVAADFALVILFMRRADSIATALLTPLRRWLGFAGRLAVDRLLRIPDQLALAAGVLALGLGLMLMSGTLARSFEQSVLDFIRHQVRADLVVASAATTGWIETPVDESLAARLLAVPGVARVERLRLAEQEYDGSRISVDSLDDGAFAQERAGDFTFAAGDPATALAAVRAGTAALVSRNFARQFRVGVGSTLRVPTPAGAFTAPVAGVVVDYVSPRGSIVLSRATYQSWWGDRAVNRFHVTLGPGVDAAAVRRAIAGGVGAEEGLKVLTQRELYAYHQDAVRRAFRFTRALEVLPLVVAGLGLAEALIAVSLDRRRELALLRAAGATRGQVARSVVAEAAGVGLLGLAGGVAMGAALALLWVRVNFAYQLGWDVDFHFAAASLPAAALAAFLVSVPAGALPARWIARLPVVEALREG, from the coding sequence ATGGGCGCCGTCGTGCTGCTCGCCCGCCGCCAGCTCCGGGCCCACGGCGCGCGTGGCGCGCTCACTGCCGCGGGAGTCGGGCTGGGCGTCGCGCTCGTGGTCGCCATCCGGGTGATCAACGCGAGCACGCTGGCCGCCTTCACCGAGGCGATCGAGGACCTGGCGGGCACGGCGGCCCTCCAGGTGCGGGGGCCCGGACCCTTTCCCGAGACCGTCGCCGAGCGGCTGCGGGCGCTGCCCGGCGTCGACCACGCCGTGCCGATCGTCACCGCCACGTTCTACGCCGTCGACGCGCCCGCGGCCGGCGAGGCGCTCGCCGTGTTCGCGGCCGACGTGACCGACGGGCACGCGATCAGGACGCTGCACCTCGTCAAGGCCGGCGACCACGTCGTCGACGATCCCCTCTCCTTCCTCGTCGACCCGTACAGCGTGATCCTGACCGACGGCTTCGCATCTCGACTGCGCATCGGCGCCGGGGCGCACCTCCGGCTGCGCACGCCCGCCGGCATCCGGACCTTCACCGTGCGCGGCATCCTGCCGCCGGGCGGCGTCGGGCGCGCCTACGGCGGCAACCTCCTCCTGATGGACGTGGTGGGTGCACAGGTGGTGCTCGGCCGAGACCGGCTCGTGGACCAGGTCGACGTGACGCTCCTCCCGGGCGTGGCGGTCGAGGACGCGGCGCGGGCGATGAACAGGGCGCTGGCGTCCTGGCCGGGGCTCGAAGCCGTGCCCCCCGCGCGTCGCGGCGAGCAGATCGAGCGCTACCTGCGCTCCTATCGCACGCTCCTCTCGGGCATCTCGGGCCTGGCGCTGCTCGCGGCGGTGTTCGTCGCCGGCAGCGCGGTCGGCACCTCGGTGGCCGCGCGCCGCCGCGAGATCGGCCTCCTCCGCTGCGTGGGCGCCGTGCGGCGGCACGTGCTGCGTCTCGTCCTCGGCGAGGCGCTCGCCCTGGGGGCGGTCGGGGCCGCCGTCGGGGTACCGCTCGGGGTGGGGCTCGGCCGGCTCCTCCTCCGCAGCGTCAGTGAATCGGCAGAGCTCGTCTTCTCGATGAAGATCTTCACCGCCGGCCTCGCCCTGTCGCCGGCGACCCTCGGCCTCGGTCTCGCCAGCGGGATCGGTGCGGCGCTCCTCGCCGGCTGGCTTCCCGCTCGCGAAGCGCTGCGCGTCGAGCCGCTGGCGGCCGTGCGGCGCGGCGACCCGCCACTCGCGTCCCGCCGCTGGCCCGCGTCCGGCAGCCTCGCCGCCGCGCTCGCGATCACCGGCGCGGGATTGTCGGGCGAGGTGTGGCTCGACTCGCCGTGGAGCGGCAACCTCGCCGCCGTCGCGGCCGACTTCGCGCTGGTCATCCTGTTCATGCGACGGGCGGATTCCATCGCGACCGCCCTGCTCACGCCGCTCCGCCGCTGGCTCGGCTTCGCCGGACGGCTCGCCGTCGACCGGCTCCTCCGTATCCCTGACCAGCTCGCGCTCGCCGCGGGTGTCCTGGCGCTGGGCCTCGGGCTGATGCTCATGTCCGGCACCCTCGCGCGCAGCTTCGAGCAGTCGGTGCTCGACTTCATCCGCCACCAGGTGCGCGCCGACCTCGTCGTCGCGTCGGCGGCGACCACGGGGTGGATCGAGACGCCGGTGGACGAGTCGCTGGCGGCGCGGCTGCTCGCGGTGCCCGGGGTGGCGCGCGTCGAGCGCCTGCGCCTCGCCGAGCAGGAGTACGACGGCAGCCGCATCAGCGTCGACTCGCTCGACGACGGCGCCTTCGCGCAGGAGCGCGCCGGCGACTTCACGTTCGCCGCGGGCGATCCGGCGACCGCGCTCGCCGCCGTGCGCGCCGGGACCGCCGCTCTCGTCTCGCGGAACTTCGCTCGCCAGTTCCGCGTCGGGGTGGGGTCCACGCTGCGCGTCCCGACGCCGGCAGGTGCCTTCACCGCGCCCGTTGCCGGCGTCGTCGTCGATTACGTCTCGCCGCGCGGCAGCATCGTCCTCTCGCGTGCCACCTACCAGAGCTGGTGGGGGGACCGCGCCGTCAATCGGTTCCACGTGACGCTCGGGCCCGGCGTCGACGCCGCGGCCGTCCGGCGCGCGATCGCCGGCGGCGTCGGCGCCGAGGAGGGCCTCAAGGTGCTCACCCAGCGCGAGCTCTACGCCTACCACCAGGACGCCGTGCGCCGCGCCTTCCGCTTCACGCGCGCCCTCGAGGTGCTGCCGCTCGTCGTCGCGGGACTCGGCCTCGCCGAGGCCCTGATCGCGGTGTCGCTCGACCGCCGCCGTGAGCTCGCGCTCCTCCGCGCCGCCGGCGCCACGCGCGGGCAGGTCGCGCGTTCCGTCGTCGCCGAAGCGGCGGGCGTCGGCCTCCTCGGCCTCGCGGGCGGCGTCGCCATGGGCGCGGCGCTCGCCCTCCTCTGGGTGCGGGTCAACTTCGCCTATCAGCTCGGCTGGGACGTCGACTTCCACTTCGCCGCGGCGAGCCTCCCCGCCGCGGCGCTGGCCGCTTTCCTGGTGAGCGTCCCGGCGGGGGCGCTGCCGGCGCGCTGGATCGCACGGCTGCCGGTGGTCGAGGCGCTGCGCGAGGGGTGA
- a CDS encoding dodecin domain-containing protein, with the protein MAVARVTEIRASSPDGFREAVEEGVERAARTLRNITGLEVVKKRVKVERGLIVEYRVDMKVVFVLE; encoded by the coding sequence GTGGCGGTCGCGCGGGTCACCGAGATCAGGGCCTCCTCGCCCGACGGCTTCCGGGAAGCCGTCGAGGAAGGTGTGGAGCGGGCCGCGCGCACCCTGCGCAACATCACCGGGCTCGAGGTGGTGAAGAAGCGGGTCAAGGTCGAGCGCGGGCTGATCGTCGAGTACCGGGTCGACATGAAGGTGGTCTTCGTGCTCGAGTGA
- a CDS encoding dodecin domain-containing protein has product MAVARITQIIGASPHSWEDAVRNALERANKTLRGITGIEVIKENAAVENGKIAEYRATVQVTFVLEGT; this is encoded by the coding sequence ATGGCAGTCGCACGCATCACGCAGATCATCGGCGCCTCGCCGCACAGCTGGGAGGACGCGGTCCGCAACGCCCTCGAGCGGGCCAACAAGACGCTGCGCGGCATCACCGGCATCGAGGTCATCAAGGAGAACGCGGCGGTCGAGAACGGCAAGATCGCCGAGTACCGGGCCACCGTGCAGGTCACGTTCGTGCTGGAAGGCACCTGA
- a CDS encoding wax ester/triacylglycerol synthase family O-acyltransferase, whose protein sequence is MSSASQAPGDRLSALDAAFLYLERTGQLLHVGGLYPVAGALDFQRQLSDLAARLHLIPRYTQRAVSVPLGLAHPTWEPDPRFDIRNHVVRHVLRPPGDDAQLAKLASRLFAQPLDRRRPLWEVHQIDGYQGDRSVLFAKVHHCMIDGVSGVQLLGVMFDPSPNPAPPPPPAEAKGAPPLPSPAAQLARVARDTLRGSVAAGRALRALARQPRRVLAELGAAADAALELGRILLHPPPRTPFNGHVGTLRQVAWTTFSLNEAKAIKNRLGGTVNDVVLTTISAALRAYLEEHERSPERMELRAMCPVNVRAPHEHLKLGNRVSMMVAPLPVGIFDPRERYRQVRAAMAQLKASGQSARMARMVELIDLLPPPLQMVFSWVQMAAAPINTVCTNIPGPPVSLYVQGKRLESLVPLIPLAQGVGLAFAILSYADSLTIGITVDPALVPDSDRFEPLLQAGFVELRELAGVEPVQGSTEPVPPERQRRLSRASLVA, encoded by the coding sequence ATGTCCTCCGCTTCGCAGGCTCCCGGCGACCGCCTGAGCGCCCTCGACGCGGCGTTCCTCTACCTCGAGCGGACGGGGCAGCTGCTGCACGTCGGCGGCCTCTATCCGGTCGCTGGCGCGCTCGACTTCCAGCGCCAGCTCTCCGACCTCGCCGCGCGGCTCCACCTGATCCCGCGCTACACGCAGCGCGCGGTCAGCGTGCCCCTCGGTCTCGCTCACCCCACCTGGGAGCCGGACCCGCGCTTCGACATCCGCAACCACGTGGTGCGGCACGTGCTCCGTCCCCCGGGCGACGACGCCCAGCTCGCCAAGCTCGCGAGCCGGCTCTTCGCGCAGCCGCTCGACCGCCGCCGGCCGCTCTGGGAGGTGCACCAGATCGACGGGTACCAGGGCGATCGCAGCGTGCTCTTCGCGAAGGTCCACCACTGCATGATCGACGGGGTGAGCGGCGTGCAGCTGCTCGGCGTGATGTTCGACCCGAGCCCGAATCCGGCGCCGCCACCGCCGCCGGCCGAAGCCAAGGGGGCGCCGCCCCTGCCGTCGCCGGCCGCCCAGCTCGCGCGGGTCGCGCGCGATACGCTCCGCGGGAGCGTCGCCGCGGGACGCGCGCTGCGCGCGCTCGCTCGCCAGCCGCGGCGCGTCCTCGCCGAGCTCGGCGCGGCGGCCGACGCGGCGCTCGAGCTCGGACGGATCCTGCTCCACCCGCCGCCGCGAACGCCCTTCAACGGTCACGTCGGGACGCTCCGGCAGGTCGCGTGGACGACGTTCTCGCTGAACGAGGCGAAGGCCATCAAGAACCGGCTCGGCGGCACGGTGAACGACGTCGTCCTGACGACGATCAGCGCGGCGCTGCGTGCCTACCTCGAGGAGCACGAACGGAGTCCCGAGCGCATGGAGCTGCGGGCCATGTGCCCGGTCAACGTGCGTGCGCCGCACGAGCACCTGAAGCTCGGGAACCGCGTGTCGATGATGGTGGCGCCGCTGCCCGTCGGCATCTTCGATCCGCGCGAGCGATACCGGCAGGTGCGGGCGGCGATGGCGCAGCTCAAGGCGAGCGGACAGTCGGCGCGCATGGCCCGCATGGTCGAGCTGATCGACCTGCTGCCGCCGCCGCTCCAGATGGTCTTCAGCTGGGTGCAGATGGCCGCCGCGCCGATCAACACGGTCTGCACGAACATCCCCGGGCCCCCGGTGTCCCTGTACGTCCAGGGGAAGCGTCTCGAGAGCCTGGTGCCGCTGATACCCCTCGCCCAAGGCGTGGGCCTGGCGTTCGCGATCCTCAGCTACGCGGACAGCCTGACCATCGGGATCACGGTCGATCCCGCGCTCGTCCCGGACTCCGACCGTTTCGAACCGCTCCTGCAGGCCGGCTTCGTCGAGCTGCGCGAGCTCGCCGGGGTGGAGCCGGTCCAGGGAAGCACGGAGCCCGTCCCGCCGGAGCGGCAGCGGAGGCTCTCCCGTGCTTCCCTGGTTGCCTGA
- the hpnH gene encoding adenosyl-hopene transferase HpnH, whose protein sequence is MRFPLHVATDMIGWQLRNWWAGNKRVPVVLMLEPLHTCNLACIGCSPERYTGDLKDRLPLEKCFAAIEECGAPMVSICGGEPTIYPELVELIEGIIERRKHAIMCTNGILLDRFYRKARPHKRLTINVHVDGMRETHDFVVDREGVWDKAVEGIKEGKRLGYYVCTNTTVFRETSVDEIEEMVAFLSALDVDGILLSPGYHYEKLAGQDHFLFRDEIHEKFKRILELSRRYPKISSTPLFLEFAAGLRDYPCTPWGNPTYTPKGWKGPCYLIEGKYYGSWKEFFGGVDWDYWESRQDPRCHNCKMHSGFEPSVVRKLGGSPRDMLTMARWQLTDVRNSASRLAKA, encoded by the coding sequence ATGCGCTTCCCGCTCCACGTCGCGACCGACATGATCGGCTGGCAGCTCCGGAACTGGTGGGCCGGCAACAAGCGCGTGCCGGTCGTGCTCATGCTCGAGCCGCTGCACACCTGCAACCTCGCCTGCATCGGCTGCTCGCCGGAGCGCTACACGGGGGACCTGAAGGACCGCCTGCCGCTCGAGAAGTGCTTCGCGGCGATCGAGGAGTGCGGCGCCCCGATGGTCTCCATCTGCGGCGGCGAGCCGACGATCTATCCGGAGCTCGTGGAGCTGATCGAGGGGATCATCGAGCGGCGGAAGCACGCCATCATGTGCACCAACGGCATCCTCCTCGACCGCTTCTACCGGAAGGCGAGGCCGCACAAGCGGCTCACCATCAACGTGCACGTGGACGGCATGCGCGAGACGCACGACTTCGTCGTCGACCGCGAGGGCGTCTGGGACAAGGCCGTCGAGGGCATCAAGGAAGGCAAGCGCCTCGGCTACTACGTGTGCACGAACACCACGGTCTTCCGCGAGACCAGCGTCGACGAGATCGAGGAGATGGTCGCCTTCCTGAGCGCGCTCGACGTCGACGGCATCCTGCTCTCGCCCGGCTACCACTACGAGAAGCTCGCCGGGCAGGACCACTTCCTCTTCCGCGACGAGATCCACGAGAAGTTCAAGCGCATCCTCGAACTGTCGCGGCGCTATCCGAAGATCTCCTCGACGCCGCTCTTCCTCGAGTTCGCCGCCGGGCTGCGCGACTACCCCTGCACGCCGTGGGGCAACCCGACGTACACGCCGAAGGGCTGGAAGGGTCCCTGCTACCTGATCGAGGGCAAGTACTACGGCTCGTGGAAGGAGTTCTTCGGCGGCGTCGACTGGGACTACTGGGAGAGCCGGCAGGACCCGCGGTGCCACAACTGCAAGATGCACTCGGGCTTCGAGCCCTCGGTCGTGCGCAAGCTCGGCGGGAGCCCGCGCGACATGCTGACGATGGCCAGGTGGCAGCTCACGGACGTGCGGAACAGCGCGTCGCGGCTGGCGAAGGCGTGA